In Triplophysa dalaica isolate WHDGS20190420 chromosome 19, ASM1584641v1, whole genome shotgun sequence, the sequence tgtcactgtcgctgcccacgtgggcgttgaagtcacccagcagaacgacggagtccccagtcggggtgctttccagcacccctcccagagactccaagaaggccgggtactctacactgccatttggcccataggcgcaaacgacagtgagagacctatcctcgacccggaggcgcagggacgcgaccctctcgttcaccggggtaaactccaacacatggcggctgagctggggggctataagcaaacccacaccagcccgccgcctctcacccttggcaactccagagtggtaaagagtccatcctccctcgaggagtgtggttccagagcccaaggtgtgcgtagaggtgatcccgactatctctagtcggaatctctgaacctcacgcacaagctccggctccttccccgtcagagaggtgacgttccatgtccctagagctagattccgcgtccagggatcgggttgtcgaggcccccgccttcgactaccacccgttccactttgcaccggccccttacggtccctcctgtaggtggtgaatccacgggagggtggtcccacgtcgctccttcgggctgagcccggccagaccccatgggggaaggtccgaccaccaggcgctcgcatacgagccccaaccccgggcctggctccagggtggggccccggctgcgccataccgggcgacgtcacggtcctcgaaattgtagtcatcatatgggtttttgaaccgctcttggtctgacccgtcgcctaggacctgtttgccttgggagaccctaccaggggcatatagccccggacaacatagctcctagggtctttcgggtactcaaacccctccaccacggtaaggtggcagttcaaggaggggaGCGGAgtaatctgtttttgcaaattaactctttggtttttgtttggtttcaagTAAAACCATGTCTAATTGGTTGTTGCAAAACAATAACCATTCTTTCACTTCTTTATTTAAACCTTCCTGTTATGGATGAGAACGAAAGATGATGAAACtgtctctcctttatctcatttattttgtaaatatatgagaTATAAAACACACCTGTGTTTTTAGCAGAAACTGGTTTGACCAGTTCAGGTGGGAACAGGTGCATGAGGGTTTTCCTCCCCTTTTACTCAGAAGCAGCACTGCTTACATGTGAACACTTAGATTATGCTATACCACAGAAACCTGCTGCGTAAGATGTAAAGTAAACATCGTGTTtgttatgtactgtatgtgtcatCTAATCCAACACAGatgtttttcttgaaatatcCTTGAACAAAGTGAGaggaaataatgtttaatattgctCTACAGTGGTATATTAAACAAATCAGCATAATTCTTGTTACTTTGTACTTGTTCTTTGTAACTCGACACAATGGTCCTTGTGTTTTACTGAAACCAATCTTCCTTCatgtaaaacacagaaaacattttttatttagtaatctATGACCTCACAGAAACAGTTCATTGTTTTGGTTTCTGGAAAAAACTCAACGTGGtcacttcctgtcctctcttaaagggatagttcacaaaaatgaaatctctgtcatcattaactcatccTCAATTTGTACTAAACCAAgttgatatttggaagactgttttcattgactaccatagtaggactaattaaaattaaaactaatttttgggtgaactgtgcctttaatcTCTGAAATGCTTTTGGTCACACACTTTTCCTAGCAACACAACACTCACGTCCGTGATCTATTTCTCTCCCTTTCCCCCATGTGATATTTCTCACATAGATACCTGAAGTTTGAGAAGAAAGTATGTTAAAGAACCCATATATGGTTCTGGGTCTACAGTGGAAAAAGTTCAAGATACTGACGTACATTCTTACCCTGTCGCACCCTATGAAGTAACCAAAAAACCAGCAGAACTACTCATCCGTTACAACTCCTCCCCCTACCTCTCAGGTTCTTTTAAAGTATCTGCACACGCCTTTGAGAGCATTGCAAAGAGAGTCACTTCAAGCGACAAAGAACAGACTTTAACAGAGAAGCATCATGGTGTCTGCTGGGCTTCAGATGCTGGGCATTGCCTTGGCAATTATAGGATGGATCGGTGTCATCGTGGTCTGCGCTGTTCCCATGTGGAAGGTTACGGCCTTCATCGGCAGTAACATTGTCACGTCGCAGATCTCGTATGAGGGAATATGGATGTCCTGTGTTGTGCAGAGTACCGGACAGATGCAGTGCAAAGTCTACGACTCCATGCTGGCCCTCTCTTCAGATCTTCAGGCTGCTCGAGCACTTATCATCATTTCCATTGTGATTGGAATCCTGGGCATCCTTCTGTCAATGGCCGGTGGCAAATGCACCAACTGTGTTGAGGACGAGGGCGCCAAATCCAAAATCGGTATAACTGCAGGTGCGATTTTCATCCTAGCTGGTGTGCTGTGTCTGGTCCCAGTGTGCTGGACGGCTCACGTCATCATTCAGGATTTCTACAACCCCCTGGTACATCAGGCACAGAAGAGAGAGTTGGGAGCGGGGCTTTACATTGGATGGGGAGCCGCCGCCCTGTTGATCATCGGAGGAGCTTTGCTTTGCTGCAACTGCCCACCAAAGGAAGAAAGAGGAAACAACACGGCCAAATATAACGCTACTCCTCGATCAGACGCCTCTGCACCCACCAGTAGGGGGCATAATTCAACACACCAAAAACTGAACTGACAgccaaatgtaaacatgttaatCATGGAAATGAAAACTTGCATtgagctgtttgtttgtgttaagaTATACTCTTTTATAATAGTTTTGAAGCACATTTTTGTTAGCCACTTCAGAATATTCCCTGGCGTATATTTTATATACGTTTGTGTTGCCCCCTTTGATCATTACTTTAATAACTGTAAAGCAGAGCACAGAACGCAATCATTTGAGCAGAATACCCTGGTGAAAAAAAAgatacttttttgtattttaaatatattttatttttaaacaatacactgtaaatatacaaacacaatatagcgcacttttaaataaattaaaagctTATTAGTAACATACTTTTACTTAATTATTACCATTTAACTTCAAATATACTTCTAAAAGGTGTAatttagtatatttaaaaaaaacacaaaaaagtattaaaaagtttgAAAGCCTGCCtttacaatatactgtattttcaattaaatatatgtaatgCACAAATGTGTCTTGTAAAGGCGTTTTAAGTtcagtaatgtttattttgctaATACTGTCAAAGAATCATGTTACATTCATTAATCCTTCCATGGAAAGTTGCGTCAATGCTAATACTGTATTGTGCACAGTGTCATACACAGAAATACATTAACACAACTTTTGtcattaaacacaatataacaGTACTTACGTAAAGTAtgtaacatacaaaaaaaagaaacattgaaaTGGTATGCCATATATAAGAAACACAGTGAATTATGGAAATATGTTTGGGATCATTAACAGTTACCTCTTTTTCACTGGTAAATGTTTGTACAGGAATCTGTTTTTAGTCTCTTTCAATATTGTTTGGAAGAGGACTGACATACATTTTGTCCTTAGACCTAATTATTACACATTTACGCTGTAATGACTGAGGATGTACAGCAAATACATTATTAGTGTGAAACACTTCAGTTAGAAATGTACAGGGTATATTTAACTGAACATCTCTATAAACCTGTCTTCCACTCTTGGCAAGCTCCTTAACTAAAACACAGAATCTATTTGTAGTAGATGCAGAAGAGTCCTCATCCACAGATGTGTAAGCCACCAGTGTCAtaatttcacagaatgttcCATCACTTAACTGTACTACAgaattatttctctttttaagagTCGTGTTAttatatgaatgataaataacaCTGCTACAAACGAAACGGTCATAAAATAAACCTAACTGTACAATGTCTCCTGTGAAATGTTAAATAGCCATCCTCTGCAGCACAGTTGTTCTGGCTTTCTTTGGGCAACCAAAAGCTTTGACATTATTTGGAAACTCCTTTGACATTTTTGTTGAGCCAGATCTACCTTGGAAGTGGTCAAATAATTTTCTTATGTTGTCATTAGCATTTGCCATTATAGTATTTGCTTTTGTTGAAAGACCCCTCCACCTAAGGAATCTCTTTACTATTTGATCAGACACATGAGTtgttccattaaaaaaattaagcaaagTCCCATTGAATGATTCAAAAGGAAATGTGGATGTTGCCCACAATGGTCCCCAGTTGTGCACACTTGCTGCCAAGTGCATTAACAAATGTAC encodes:
- the LOC130407505 gene encoding claudin-4-like; amino-acid sequence: MVSAGLQMLGIALAIIGWIGVIVVCAVPMWKVTAFIGSNIVTSQISYEGIWMSCVVQSTGQMQCKVYDSMLALSSDLQAARALIIISIVIGILGILLSMAGGKCTNCVEDEGAKSKIGITAGAIFILAGVLCLVPVCWTAHVIIQDFYNPLVHQAQKRELGAGLYIGWGAAALLIIGGALLCCNCPPKEERGNNTAKYNATPRSDASAPTSRGHNSTHQKLN